A genomic region of Candidatus Melainabacteria bacterium contains the following coding sequences:
- the ltrA gene encoding group II intron reverse transcriptase/maturase, with the protein MKEVLDPENLKKALKQVMRNKGAAGIDGMTVEQLPQHLRENWKWIKRTLQLGTYAPKAVRKVEIPKQSGGMRQLGIPTVLDRFVQQALLQVMQRHFDPTFSQYSYGFRPGKSAHQAIQQAQQYVCSGLCIVVDIDLEKFFDRVNHDVLMGLIAKRVEDRSVRKLIRAFLNAGIMEDGLVKPTDEGTPQGGPLSPFLSNIMLDELDRELEKRRLNFIRYADDCNIYVRSERAGNRVMASITRFINKRLRLQVNEAKSAVARPWKRKFLGFSLTSNRPFKRRIAPQAIERFKAKIRELTRRTRGETIERIAEELSTYLTGWRGYFRFCETPSVLKSLEKWVRRRLRSLLWKRWKRGTTRYAEMRERGLTQSEAARVSCTTSPWR; encoded by the coding sequence GTACTAGATCCGGAAAATTTGAAGAAAGCGCTAAAGCAGGTGATGCGAAACAAGGGAGCGGCAGGAATTGACGGTATGACCGTCGAACAACTGCCACAACATCTGCGCGAAAACTGGAAATGGATTAAGAGGACGCTGCAACTAGGCACGTATGCACCAAAAGCGGTGCGAAAGGTAGAGATACCTAAACAGTCCGGAGGAATGCGACAATTGGGTATTCCGACGGTTCTGGATAGATTCGTGCAGCAAGCATTACTGCAAGTAATGCAACGTCACTTTGACCCAACGTTCTCTCAATACAGCTACGGCTTCCGCCCCGGTAAATCAGCCCATCAAGCAATCCAACAAGCGCAGCAGTATGTATGCAGTGGATTGTGCATCGTTGTGGACATCGATCTGGAGAAATTCTTCGACCGAGTCAACCACGATGTCCTAATGGGTCTGATTGCAAAAAGAGTGGAAGACCGAAGTGTTCGCAAATTGATTCGAGCGTTCTTGAACGCCGGCATCATGGAGGATGGTCTGGTAAAACCAACAGATGAAGGCACTCCGCAAGGAGGACCCCTTTCGCCCTTTCTGTCGAATATCATGCTTGACGAACTTGACCGAGAATTGGAGAAGCGAAGGCTTAATTTCATTCGATATGCAGATGATTGCAACATCTACGTACGGAGCGAAAGAGCGGGTAATCGTGTGATGGCTAGCATCACGAGATTCATCAATAAACGATTAAGACTTCAAGTGAATGAGGCAAAAAGTGCCGTCGCTCGACCATGGAAAAGGAAATTCTTAGGATTTAGCCTTACAAGCAATCGACCGTTCAAGCGCAGAATTGCGCCTCAGGCAATCGAACGCTTCAAGGCAAAAATCCGTGAATTGACTCGGCGTACAAGAGGTGAAACTATCGAAAGAATCGCAGAGGAGCTGTCGACATACCTAACGGGATGGCGCGGATATTTTCGATTCTGCGAAACACCTAGTGTGCTAAAGAGCCTTGAAAAGTGGGTCCGGCGAAGATTGCGAAGCCTGCTTTGGAAAAGATGGAAACGCGGCACGACCCGGTACGCCGAGATGCGAGAGCGCGGACTCACTCAGTCCGAGGCTGCCCGAGTCTCGTGTACGACTAGCCCGTGGCG